A portion of the Babylonia areolata isolate BAREFJ2019XMU chromosome 4, ASM4173473v1, whole genome shotgun sequence genome contains these proteins:
- the LOC143281078 gene encoding calmodulin-2, with protein sequence MADQLTEEQIAEFKEAFSLFDKDGDGTITTKELGTVMRSLGQNPTEAELQDMINEVDADGNGTIDFPEFLTMMARKMKDTDSEEEIREAFRVFDKDGNGFISAAELRHVMTNLGEKLTDEEVDEMIREADIDGDGQVNYEEFVQMMTSK encoded by the exons ATG gCCGATCAGCTGACCGAGGAACAGATCGCTG AGTTCAAGGAGGCGTTCTCGCTGTTCGACAAGGACGGGGacggcaccatcaccaccaaggaGCTGGGCACAGTCATGAGGTCCCTGGGACAGAACCCCACGGAGGCCGAGCTCCAGGACATGATCAACGAGGTGGATGCTGATG GCAACGGCACCATCGACTTCCCCGAGTTCCTGACGATGATGGCCCGTAAGATGAAGGACACGGACAGTGAGGAGGAGATCCGGGAAGCTTTCAGGGTGTTCGACAAGGATGGCAACGGCTTCATCAGTGCTGCTGAGCTGAGGCACGTGATGACCAACCTGGGCGAGAAGCTGACGGACGAGGAGGTGGACGAGATGATCAGGGAGGCCGACATTGACGGGGATGGTCAGGTCAACTATGAAG AGTTTGTGCAAATGATGACTTCCAAGTAA
- the LOC143281081 gene encoding calmodulin → MADQLTEEQIAEFKEAFSLFDKDGDGTITTKELGTVMRSLGQNPTEAELQDMINEVDADGNGTIDFPEFLTMMARKMKDTDSEEEIREAFRVFDKDGNGFISAAELRHVMTNLGEKLTDEEVDEMIREADIDGDGQVNYEEFVKMMTSK, encoded by the exons ATG GCCGATCAGCTGACAGAGGAACAGATCGCTG AGTTCAAGGAGGCGTTCTCGCTGTTCGACAAGGACGGGGacggcaccatcaccaccaaggaGCTGGGCACAGTCATGAGGTCCCTGGGACAGAACCCCACGGAGGCCGAGCTCCAGGACATGATCAACGAGGTGGATGCTGATG GCAACGGCACCATCGACTTCCCCGAGTTTCTGACGATGATGGCCCGTAAGATGAAGGACACGGACAGTGAGGAGGAGATCCGGGAAGCTTTCAGGGTGTTCGACAAGGATGGCAACGGCTTCATCAGTGCTGCTGAGCTGAGGCACGTGATGACCAACCTGGGCGAGAAGCTGACGGACGAGGAGGTGGACGAGATGATCCGGGAGGCCGACATTGACGGGGATGGTCAGGTCAACTATGAAG AGTTTGTGAAAATGATGACCAGCAAGTAA
- the LOC143281080 gene encoding uncharacterized protein LOC143281080: MTHFSEEQIAEFQEAFSLFDKDADGYVTNEEVGVAIRALGGTLAESELQQLVQDVGKENNGLVDFPEFLTLMARTVGTKVADSDEDSDVMLETLTLLDRDKTGFISTDLLRHVLTTLGEQLTSEEVEELLKEADKEETGKVDYREFVKMITS; the protein is encoded by the exons ATG actcATTTTTCAGAGGAACAAATTGCCG AGTTTCAAGAAGCATTCTCGCTGTTTGACAAGGACGCTGACGGCTACGTCACCAACGAAGAGGTGGGCGTGGCAATACGTGCTCTGGGCGGAACTCTGGCGGAATCAGAGCTTCAGCAGCTGGTTCAGGATGTTGGCAAAGAAA ACAACGGACTCGTGGACTTCCCGGAGTTCCTGACGCTCATGGCTCGCACAGTGGGCACCAAAGTCGCCGACAGTGACGAGGACAGTGACGTCATGTTGGAAACTCTGACACTGTTGGACCGTGATAAAACTGGCTTCATCAGCACGGACCTCCTACGTCACGTTCTGACGACACTGGGCGAACAGCTGACGTCAGAGGAAGTGGAAGAACTCCTGAAGGAAGCGGACAAGGAGGAGACGGGCAAGGTGGACTACAGAG AATTTGTCAAAATGATAACGTCGTAA
- the LOC143281660 gene encoding neo-calmodulin-like, which yields MLLTMSSKDSVTEAFELFDADNDGKILASEVGTAIRSLGHVVTDAELRKLFGKAGIDPRGKVDLGKFRQLVQPLQGINYTKQLEEAFNTIDKEGSGFIMATELRHLLTHMGDRISDEEFNALLEELEVDSNGRVRRKEFVQLLSR from the exons ATGCTTCTAACAATG TCCTCCAAGGATTCAGTGACAG AGGCCTTTGAGCTGTTTGATGCAGACAACGATGGGAAGATCTTGGCGTCAGAGGTGGGAACAGCCATCAGGTCTCTGGGCCATGTGGTGACTGATGCTGAACTGCGGAAACTGTTTGGCAAAGCTGGCATTGATC CGCGGGGCAAGGTGGACCTGGGCAAGTTCCGACAGCTGGTGCAGCCCCTGCAGGGTATCAACTACACAAAGCAGCTGGAGGAGGCGTTCAACACCATCGACAAGGAGGGAAGTGGATTCATTATGGCCACGGAGCTCagacacctcctcacacacatggGAGACCGCATCTCCGATGAGGAGTTCAACGCTCTCCTGGAGGAGCTGGAGGTGGACAGCAACGGGCGAGTGCGGCgtaaag aaTTTGTCCAGCTGTTGTCAAGATGA